In Bacteroides cellulosilyticus, the genomic stretch TCCTGCTTCCCCCGTACCCGAACCGTATCAAGTCCGTATTATCTCCGTATCCTAACGCTTGGACTTGACACGGCCTTGGTACGGCTTTGATACGGACCGGGTACGGGGAAGGGCATGAGATTGGTTTATAAGTCGTAAAAAGAGGGCATCTATTTGGTTTACAGATGAGAAGTAATGAAATAAATTATTGCTTCCGGACATGTTGGAAACAGAATTTATGCTTACCTTTGTGCTAACTAGAAGACAAAAACAAAAGTTATGGAACAGAAAGATAAATATATACGTTTTGATTGGGCGGTGAAACGTTTGCTGCGTAATAAAGCCAACTTCGGCGTGCTCGAAGGCTTCCTCACCGTGTTGCTGGGTGAGCCTATCCGCATCGTCGAGATACTGGAAAGCGAGGGCAACCAGCAACGTGAAAGCGAGAAGTTCAACCGTGTGGACATCAAGGCGCGCAATAGCAAGGATGAAATCATCATCGTTGAAGTGCAGAATACGCGAGAAATATACTATCTGGAGCGCATCCTCTTCGGCGTTGCCAAGGCCATCACGGAGCATATCGAACTGGGAGAACTTTACTCCCAAGTGAAGAAGGTGTACTCCATCAGCATTCTCTATTTCGACATTGGCAAGGGGAACGATTACCTGTACCACGGTCAGAACTCCTTTGTGGGCGTACATACGGGCGATTTTCTGGAAGTCACCACCAAGGAGAAGGATGCCATCGTGCGAAAGTTGCCTGCCGAAATCTTTCCCGAATACTTCCTGATTCGTGTGAATGAGTTCAATAAGGTGGCCGTCACCCCGCTTGAGGAGTGGATAGAGTATCTGAAGACCGGTATCATCCGCCCCGATACGAAAGCTCCCGGACTGGAAGAGGCACGCCGCAAACTGATTTATTATAATATGGACAGGGCGGAACAACTGGCGTATGACGAGCATATCAATGCCGTGATGATTCAGAATGATGTGCTGAGTACGGCGGCGGAGGAAGGAAGAGAGGAAGGATGGCAGAAAGGTATGCAGGAGGGCAGACAAGAAGGCAGACAGGAAGGCAGACAGGAAGGTAGACAGGAAGGAAGACAAGAAGGGCTGGCAGAAGGGCTTGCAGAAGGGCTTGAACAAGGAAAGCAGGAGAAAAATATAGAGAATGCTCGTACGATGAAAGCCTTGAATATCTCCTCCGAGGTCATCCATCAGGTGACGGGTTTACCCATCAAAGACATAGAAGAATTATAAATAGCAAGATACTATTCATTTTCGTCTCGCCCGATTTTCGTTTTTTTGAGAAGCAGGCGGGACGTTCTGTTTTCCGACGTAGTTTTTTACAGATACCCTGGGTAGGTTCATGCCTCTGTCTCGAAGATGCAAGTCTTACAGGCTTAGGAAATACACGTTGGCAAATCATCATTTCATTCAAAACCGCTCCGATAATGAGTTGAATTAGATTCCTGATTTCCATTAACAATGCCGGAATAAAGGATCGATGAATAAAACTGATCTTCGGAAAGGTATGACTGCAAAAAAAACGCTACTCTGTTCTGAAACTTTAGAGAATCAATGTATTATAGTCTCTCTGAAAATCTTTATCTTTGCGGACAGTTTGAAAACAGAAGTGAATAATAATTGATACAATAACTTAAAACAACCAGAATCAAATGAAGCAGGATATGATTGTTATCCTTGACTTGGGTAGTCATGAGAATACGGTATTGGCTCGCGCCATCCGTGCGTTAGGTGTATATAGTGAGATCTATCCTCATGATATAACCGTTGAAGAACTGAAAAAGTTGTCCAATGTAAAGGGCATTATTATCAATGGTGGACCGTGTAACATAGTAGATGGCGTTGCCATCGATGTGAATCCTTCTATCTACGAGGCGGGAATTCCAGTGATGGCTGCCGGTCATGACAAAGCGACTTGTGCGGTGAAACTGCCACAGTTTACTGATGATATTGAAGCTATCAAAGCAGCTGTTAAGCCTTTCGTTTTCGAAACTTGCAAGGCCGAAGCTAATTGGAACATGACCAACTTCGTGAATGACCAGATTGAATTGGTACGTCGCCAGGTGGGTGACAGAAAAGTATTGCTGGCCCTTTCCGGTGGTGTTGACAGTTCCGTAGTGGCAGCTCTGTTGCTGAAAGCAATTGGCGACAATCTGGTATGCGTGCATGTAAATCACGGTCTGATGCGTAAAGGCGAATCCGAAGATGTAGTAGAAATGTTCGGTAATCAGCTGAAGGCGAATTTGATCTATGTAGACGTTACCGACCGCTTCCTTACTAAACTGGAAGGTGTGGAAGATCCCGAACAGAAACGCAAGATTATCGGCGGAGAGTTTATCCGCGTATTCGAAGAAGAAGCGCGTAAACTGGACGGTATCGACTTCTTAGGCCAGGGCACTATCTACCCTGATATTGTGGAAAGCGGAACGAAAACGGCCAAGATGGTGAAGTCTCACCACAACGTAGGCGGTCTGCCGGAAGATCTTCAGTTCGAACTTGTGGAACCGTTGCGTCAGCTTTTCAAAGACGAAGTACGTGCATGTGGTCTTGAACTGGGCTTGCCTTATGAAATGGTTTATCGTCAACCCTTCCCCGGTCCCGGTCTGGGTGTGCGTTGTCTGGGTGCTATCACACGCGATCGTTTGGAAGCTGTGCGCGAGTCCGATGCTATCCTGCGTGAAGAGTTCCAACTTGCCGGACTGGATAAGAAAGTGTGGCAATATTTCACCGTGGTACCCGACTTCAAGTCAGTTGGTGTGCGCGACAATGCCCGTTCTTTCGAATGGCCGGTTATCATCCGTGCTGTCAATACGATTGACGCAATGACCGCTACCATCGAGCAGGTAGAATGGCCTGTCCTGATGAAAATTACGGATCGTATCCTGAAAGAAGTAAAACATGTGAATCGTGTTTGCTACGATATGTCTCCGAAGCCTAACGCTACTATCGAATGGGAATAAAAGACTTTTTGCTAAATAG encodes the following:
- a CDS encoding Rpn family recombination-promoting nuclease/putative transposase — its product is MEQKDKYIRFDWAVKRLLRNKANFGVLEGFLTVLLGEPIRIVEILESEGNQQRESEKFNRVDIKARNSKDEIIIVEVQNTREIYYLERILFGVAKAITEHIELGELYSQVKKVYSISILYFDIGKGNDYLYHGQNSFVGVHTGDFLEVTTKEKDAIVRKLPAEIFPEYFLIRVNEFNKVAVTPLEEWIEYLKTGIIRPDTKAPGLEEARRKLIYYNMDRAEQLAYDEHINAVMIQNDVLSTAAEEGREEGWQKGMQEGRQEGRQEGRQEGRQEGRQEGLAEGLAEGLEQGKQEKNIENARTMKALNISSEVIHQVTGLPIKDIEEL
- the guaA gene encoding glutamine-hydrolyzing GMP synthase, translated to MKQDMIVILDLGSHENTVLARAIRALGVYSEIYPHDITVEELKKLSNVKGIIINGGPCNIVDGVAIDVNPSIYEAGIPVMAAGHDKATCAVKLPQFTDDIEAIKAAVKPFVFETCKAEANWNMTNFVNDQIELVRRQVGDRKVLLALSGGVDSSVVAALLLKAIGDNLVCVHVNHGLMRKGESEDVVEMFGNQLKANLIYVDVTDRFLTKLEGVEDPEQKRKIIGGEFIRVFEEEARKLDGIDFLGQGTIYPDIVESGTKTAKMVKSHHNVGGLPEDLQFELVEPLRQLFKDEVRACGLELGLPYEMVYRQPFPGPGLGVRCLGAITRDRLEAVRESDAILREEFQLAGLDKKVWQYFTVVPDFKSVGVRDNARSFEWPVIIRAVNTIDAMTATIEQVEWPVLMKITDRILKEVKHVNRVCYDMSPKPNATIEWE